One genomic window of Diospyros lotus cultivar Yz01 chromosome 8, ASM1463336v1, whole genome shotgun sequence includes the following:
- the LOC127807483 gene encoding protein RTF1 homolog isoform X1: protein MKIEPFHRLCARLRTYGLVDSRSVLVEEQVAIFLNTVGHDERNRAGSFTFFRYGQTVSYYFHRVLHSCLRLYRDVVSNATVHNSPYEKENVKPWFTYFQQFMADLEKLLLEAAGRTSTAGRNQHSPPASRRRRDGSYSDDGSDSKDDDSDDDCGYASRKPSGSQVPLKKRLDPTERDDDRSNQEEGDDDADYDQNGDSGDDSVGSDLYRDEADRQKLAEMTELEREFILSERAAKKNDKQLREKMRAKQNDKLSQARKEKVSPRHTVSRGVRSSARSADRAAAKDDALNELRAKRLKHQDPEAHQKLKDAARGRQGSRGFSPIKRRAVTTATSISSSSQSESGSDSEDEDSAGDGMLDSDEEKNSSDMPKFEDIREITIRRSKLAKWFMEPFFDELIVGCFVRVGIGKSRSGPIYRLCVVRNVDATDPDRQYKLENKTTYKYLNVVWGHESSAARWQMAMVSDSPPLKDEYDQWVREVERSGGRMPGKRDVLTKKEAIQKTNSFVYSAATVKQMLQEKKSATLRPLNVAAEKDRLRREMEVAKSRNDEAEVERIRTRLQELEATRQTQEKDSKALRLAEMNRRNRVENFKNASELKPVNTGLKAGEAGYDPFSRRWTRSRNYYMSKPSGGDEAAEAGNGDTTVEPGAGGNGLGSRFTADAAMAATAAALEAAADAGKLVDTSAPVDQGTESNMLHNFDLAISLAALQKFGGPQGGQAGFMARKQRIEATVGCQVPVNDGRRHALTLTVSDYKRRRGLL, encoded by the exons ATGAAAATAGAGCCGTTTCATAGATTATGTGCTCGGTTACGAACATATGGATTGGTTGATAGTAGATCTGTCCTTGTTGAGGAACAAGTGGCTATTTTCCTAAACACGGTCGGGCATGACGAACGTAATCGAGCTGGAAGTTTTACTTTCTTTAGATATGGACAAACAGTGAGTTATTACTTCCATAGGGTCTTACACTCTTGTCTCAGACTGTATAGAGATGTTGTCAGTAACGCCACTGTTCACAACTCACCATACGAGAAAGAAAATGTCAAgccttggttcacatattttcAG CAGTTCATGGCGGACTTAGAGAAGTTGCTTCTGGAGGCAGCAGGAAGAACCAGTACAGCTGGAAGGAACCAGCATTCACCTCCAGCATCTAGAAGGCGTCGTGATGGTTCATATTCGGATGATGGAAGTGACTCAAAGGATGATGACTCAGATGATGACTGTGGTTATGCTAGCAGGAAGCCATCTGGGTCTCAAGTTCCTTTGAAGAAGAGGCTTGACCCTACAGAAAGGGATGATGATCGAAGCAACCAGGAAGAAGGTGATGATGATGCTGATTATGATCAAAATGGTGACAGCGGTGATGATTCTGTTGGAAGTGATCTTTACAGGGATGAGGCTGACAGGCAAAAGCTTGCAGAGATGACAGAACTTGAACGAGAGTTCATATTGTCAGAACGTGCAGCTAAGAAAAACGATAAACAACTGCGGGAGAAGATGAGAGCAAAACAGAATGACAAGTTGTCCCAAGCTAGGAAAGAGAAAGTGAGTCCACGTCATACAGTCTCTCGGGGTGTACGCTCCTCTGCCAGATCGGCCGACAGAGCAGCAGCCAAGGATGATGCATTGAATGAGCTACGAGCAAAACGATTGAAGCATCAGGACCCAGAGGCTCACCAGAAACTGAAGGATGCTGCGAGAGGTCGTCAAGGCAGCAGGGGGTTTTCACCAATTAAGCGGAGAGCCGTCACCACAGCTACAAGCATAAGTAGCTCCAGTCAGAGTGAAAGTGGATCAGATAGTGAAGATGAAGACTCAGCAGGAGATGGTATGCTTGACAGTGATGAAGAAAAAAACTCATCCGATATGccaaaatttgaggatataaGGGAGATTACCATCCGGAGATCAAAACTGGCTAAGTGGTTTATGGAGCCTTTCTTTGACGAGTTAATTGTGGGATGCTTTGTAAGGGTTGGAATTGGAAAATCGAGATCTGGACCTATCTACAGACTCTGTGTGGTCCGTAATGTTGATGCCACGGACCCTGACAGGCAGTACAAGCTAGAGAACAAAACCACATACAAGTATTTGAATGTCGTTTGGGGCCATGAAAGTTCAGCTGCCAGGTGGCAGATGGCTATGGTTTCAGACTCCCCTCCTCTGAAGGATGAGTATGACCAGTGGGTTAGGGAGGTGGAGCGTAGTGGAGGGCGGATGCCAGGCAAACGGGATGTGCTTACAAAGAAGGAAGCCATACAGAAAACAAACTCATTTGTCTACTCAGCTGCCACAGTGAAGCAGATGCTCCAGGAGAAGAAATCAGCCACATTGAGGCCTCTAAATGTTGCTGCTGAGAAGGACCGGCTAAGGAGGGAAATGGAAGTTGCCAAGAGTAGAAATGACGAGGCAGAGGTGGAAAGGATCAGGACAAGACTGCAGGAACTGGAGGCAACCCGGCAAACTCAGGAAAAGGATTCTAAGGCCTTAAGGTTGGCAGAAATGAACAGGAGGAATAGGGTTGAGAATTTCAAAAATGCTTCAGAACTGAAACCCGTGAATACAGGTTTGAAAGCTGGCGAGGCTGGTTATGATCCTTTTTCAAGGCGATGGACTAGGTCAAGGAATTACTACATGTCAAAGCCCAGTGGAGGAGATGAAGCTGCTGAAGCCGGTAATGGCGATACTACCGTCGAACCAGGGGCAGGTGGTAATGGACTTGGCAGCAGATTCACTGCAGATGCAGCCATGGCTGCTACAGCAGCAGCCTTGGAAGCAGCAGCTGATGCAGGGAAGTTGGTGGATACAAGCGCTCCGGTGGATCAAGGAACAGAGTCGAATATGCTGCATAATTTTGACCTTGCAATCTCTTTGGCTGCACTTCAGAAGTTTGGTGGACCGCAAGGAGGCCAAGCAGGATTCATGGCCCGAAAACAGAGGATCGAAGCAACAGTTGGATGCCAAGTCCCAGTTAACGATGGAAGGCGACATGCACTGACTCTAACAGTTAGCGACTACAAAAGGCGCAGGGGGCTGCTTTGA
- the LOC127807483 gene encoding protein RTF1 homolog isoform X2, whose translation MSSLGSHIFSLFKKYFNIETCSGVCKQQFMADLEKLLLEAAGRTSTAGRNQHSPPASRRRRDGSYSDDGSDSKDDDSDDDCGYASRKPSGSQVPLKKRLDPTERDDDRSNQEEGDDDADYDQNGDSGDDSVGSDLYRDEADRQKLAEMTELEREFILSERAAKKNDKQLREKMRAKQNDKLSQARKEKVSPRHTVSRGVRSSARSADRAAAKDDALNELRAKRLKHQDPEAHQKLKDAARGRQGSRGFSPIKRRAVTTATSISSSSQSESGSDSEDEDSAGDGMLDSDEEKNSSDMPKFEDIREITIRRSKLAKWFMEPFFDELIVGCFVRVGIGKSRSGPIYRLCVVRNVDATDPDRQYKLENKTTYKYLNVVWGHESSAARWQMAMVSDSPPLKDEYDQWVREVERSGGRMPGKRDVLTKKEAIQKTNSFVYSAATVKQMLQEKKSATLRPLNVAAEKDRLRREMEVAKSRNDEAEVERIRTRLQELEATRQTQEKDSKALRLAEMNRRNRVENFKNASELKPVNTGLKAGEAGYDPFSRRWTRSRNYYMSKPSGGDEAAEAGNGDTTVEPGAGGNGLGSRFTADAAMAATAAALEAAADAGKLVDTSAPVDQGTESNMLHNFDLAISLAALQKFGGPQGGQAGFMARKQRIEATVGCQVPVNDGRRHALTLTVSDYKRRRGLL comes from the exons ATGTCAAgccttggttcacatattttcAG CTTGTTcaagaaatatttcaatattgaaaCTTGTTCAGGAGTGTGTAAACAGCAGTTCATGGCGGACTTAGAGAAGTTGCTTCTGGAGGCAGCAGGAAGAACCAGTACAGCTGGAAGGAACCAGCATTCACCTCCAGCATCTAGAAGGCGTCGTGATGGTTCATATTCGGATGATGGAAGTGACTCAAAGGATGATGACTCAGATGATGACTGTGGTTATGCTAGCAGGAAGCCATCTGGGTCTCAAGTTCCTTTGAAGAAGAGGCTTGACCCTACAGAAAGGGATGATGATCGAAGCAACCAGGAAGAAGGTGATGATGATGCTGATTATGATCAAAATGGTGACAGCGGTGATGATTCTGTTGGAAGTGATCTTTACAGGGATGAGGCTGACAGGCAAAAGCTTGCAGAGATGACAGAACTTGAACGAGAGTTCATATTGTCAGAACGTGCAGCTAAGAAAAACGATAAACAACTGCGGGAGAAGATGAGAGCAAAACAGAATGACAAGTTGTCCCAAGCTAGGAAAGAGAAAGTGAGTCCACGTCATACAGTCTCTCGGGGTGTACGCTCCTCTGCCAGATCGGCCGACAGAGCAGCAGCCAAGGATGATGCATTGAATGAGCTACGAGCAAAACGATTGAAGCATCAGGACCCAGAGGCTCACCAGAAACTGAAGGATGCTGCGAGAGGTCGTCAAGGCAGCAGGGGGTTTTCACCAATTAAGCGGAGAGCCGTCACCACAGCTACAAGCATAAGTAGCTCCAGTCAGAGTGAAAGTGGATCAGATAGTGAAGATGAAGACTCAGCAGGAGATGGTATGCTTGACAGTGATGAAGAAAAAAACTCATCCGATATGccaaaatttgaggatataaGGGAGATTACCATCCGGAGATCAAAACTGGCTAAGTGGTTTATGGAGCCTTTCTTTGACGAGTTAATTGTGGGATGCTTTGTAAGGGTTGGAATTGGAAAATCGAGATCTGGACCTATCTACAGACTCTGTGTGGTCCGTAATGTTGATGCCACGGACCCTGACAGGCAGTACAAGCTAGAGAACAAAACCACATACAAGTATTTGAATGTCGTTTGGGGCCATGAAAGTTCAGCTGCCAGGTGGCAGATGGCTATGGTTTCAGACTCCCCTCCTCTGAAGGATGAGTATGACCAGTGGGTTAGGGAGGTGGAGCGTAGTGGAGGGCGGATGCCAGGCAAACGGGATGTGCTTACAAAGAAGGAAGCCATACAGAAAACAAACTCATTTGTCTACTCAGCTGCCACAGTGAAGCAGATGCTCCAGGAGAAGAAATCAGCCACATTGAGGCCTCTAAATGTTGCTGCTGAGAAGGACCGGCTAAGGAGGGAAATGGAAGTTGCCAAGAGTAGAAATGACGAGGCAGAGGTGGAAAGGATCAGGACAAGACTGCAGGAACTGGAGGCAACCCGGCAAACTCAGGAAAAGGATTCTAAGGCCTTAAGGTTGGCAGAAATGAACAGGAGGAATAGGGTTGAGAATTTCAAAAATGCTTCAGAACTGAAACCCGTGAATACAGGTTTGAAAGCTGGCGAGGCTGGTTATGATCCTTTTTCAAGGCGATGGACTAGGTCAAGGAATTACTACATGTCAAAGCCCAGTGGAGGAGATGAAGCTGCTGAAGCCGGTAATGGCGATACTACCGTCGAACCAGGGGCAGGTGGTAATGGACTTGGCAGCAGATTCACTGCAGATGCAGCCATGGCTGCTACAGCAGCAGCCTTGGAAGCAGCAGCTGATGCAGGGAAGTTGGTGGATACAAGCGCTCCGGTGGATCAAGGAACAGAGTCGAATATGCTGCATAATTTTGACCTTGCAATCTCTTTGGCTGCACTTCAGAAGTTTGGTGGACCGCAAGGAGGCCAAGCAGGATTCATGGCCCGAAAACAGAGGATCGAAGCAACAGTTGGATGCCAAGTCCCAGTTAACGATGGAAGGCGACATGCACTGACTCTAACAGTTAGCGACTACAAAAGGCGCAGGGGGCTGCTTTGA
- the LOC127807483 gene encoding protein RTF1 homolog isoform X3 produces the protein MADLEKLLLEAAGRTSTAGRNQHSPPASRRRRDGSYSDDGSDSKDDDSDDDCGYASRKPSGSQVPLKKRLDPTERDDDRSNQEEGDDDADYDQNGDSGDDSVGSDLYRDEADRQKLAEMTELEREFILSERAAKKNDKQLREKMRAKQNDKLSQARKEKVSPRHTVSRGVRSSARSADRAAAKDDALNELRAKRLKHQDPEAHQKLKDAARGRQGSRGFSPIKRRAVTTATSISSSSQSESGSDSEDEDSAGDGMLDSDEEKNSSDMPKFEDIREITIRRSKLAKWFMEPFFDELIVGCFVRVGIGKSRSGPIYRLCVVRNVDATDPDRQYKLENKTTYKYLNVVWGHESSAARWQMAMVSDSPPLKDEYDQWVREVERSGGRMPGKRDVLTKKEAIQKTNSFVYSAATVKQMLQEKKSATLRPLNVAAEKDRLRREMEVAKSRNDEAEVERIRTRLQELEATRQTQEKDSKALRLAEMNRRNRVENFKNASELKPVNTGLKAGEAGYDPFSRRWTRSRNYYMSKPSGGDEAAEAGNGDTTVEPGAGGNGLGSRFTADAAMAATAAALEAAADAGKLVDTSAPVDQGTESNMLHNFDLAISLAALQKFGGPQGGQAGFMARKQRIEATVGCQVPVNDGRRHALTLTVSDYKRRRGLL, from the coding sequence ATGGCGGACTTAGAGAAGTTGCTTCTGGAGGCAGCAGGAAGAACCAGTACAGCTGGAAGGAACCAGCATTCACCTCCAGCATCTAGAAGGCGTCGTGATGGTTCATATTCGGATGATGGAAGTGACTCAAAGGATGATGACTCAGATGATGACTGTGGTTATGCTAGCAGGAAGCCATCTGGGTCTCAAGTTCCTTTGAAGAAGAGGCTTGACCCTACAGAAAGGGATGATGATCGAAGCAACCAGGAAGAAGGTGATGATGATGCTGATTATGATCAAAATGGTGACAGCGGTGATGATTCTGTTGGAAGTGATCTTTACAGGGATGAGGCTGACAGGCAAAAGCTTGCAGAGATGACAGAACTTGAACGAGAGTTCATATTGTCAGAACGTGCAGCTAAGAAAAACGATAAACAACTGCGGGAGAAGATGAGAGCAAAACAGAATGACAAGTTGTCCCAAGCTAGGAAAGAGAAAGTGAGTCCACGTCATACAGTCTCTCGGGGTGTACGCTCCTCTGCCAGATCGGCCGACAGAGCAGCAGCCAAGGATGATGCATTGAATGAGCTACGAGCAAAACGATTGAAGCATCAGGACCCAGAGGCTCACCAGAAACTGAAGGATGCTGCGAGAGGTCGTCAAGGCAGCAGGGGGTTTTCACCAATTAAGCGGAGAGCCGTCACCACAGCTACAAGCATAAGTAGCTCCAGTCAGAGTGAAAGTGGATCAGATAGTGAAGATGAAGACTCAGCAGGAGATGGTATGCTTGACAGTGATGAAGAAAAAAACTCATCCGATATGccaaaatttgaggatataaGGGAGATTACCATCCGGAGATCAAAACTGGCTAAGTGGTTTATGGAGCCTTTCTTTGACGAGTTAATTGTGGGATGCTTTGTAAGGGTTGGAATTGGAAAATCGAGATCTGGACCTATCTACAGACTCTGTGTGGTCCGTAATGTTGATGCCACGGACCCTGACAGGCAGTACAAGCTAGAGAACAAAACCACATACAAGTATTTGAATGTCGTTTGGGGCCATGAAAGTTCAGCTGCCAGGTGGCAGATGGCTATGGTTTCAGACTCCCCTCCTCTGAAGGATGAGTATGACCAGTGGGTTAGGGAGGTGGAGCGTAGTGGAGGGCGGATGCCAGGCAAACGGGATGTGCTTACAAAGAAGGAAGCCATACAGAAAACAAACTCATTTGTCTACTCAGCTGCCACAGTGAAGCAGATGCTCCAGGAGAAGAAATCAGCCACATTGAGGCCTCTAAATGTTGCTGCTGAGAAGGACCGGCTAAGGAGGGAAATGGAAGTTGCCAAGAGTAGAAATGACGAGGCAGAGGTGGAAAGGATCAGGACAAGACTGCAGGAACTGGAGGCAACCCGGCAAACTCAGGAAAAGGATTCTAAGGCCTTAAGGTTGGCAGAAATGAACAGGAGGAATAGGGTTGAGAATTTCAAAAATGCTTCAGAACTGAAACCCGTGAATACAGGTTTGAAAGCTGGCGAGGCTGGTTATGATCCTTTTTCAAGGCGATGGACTAGGTCAAGGAATTACTACATGTCAAAGCCCAGTGGAGGAGATGAAGCTGCTGAAGCCGGTAATGGCGATACTACCGTCGAACCAGGGGCAGGTGGTAATGGACTTGGCAGCAGATTCACTGCAGATGCAGCCATGGCTGCTACAGCAGCAGCCTTGGAAGCAGCAGCTGATGCAGGGAAGTTGGTGGATACAAGCGCTCCGGTGGATCAAGGAACAGAGTCGAATATGCTGCATAATTTTGACCTTGCAATCTCTTTGGCTGCACTTCAGAAGTTTGGTGGACCGCAAGGAGGCCAAGCAGGATTCATGGCCCGAAAACAGAGGATCGAAGCAACAGTTGGATGCCAAGTCCCAGTTAACGATGGAAGGCGACATGCACTGACTCTAACAGTTAGCGACTACAAAAGGCGCAGGGGGCTGCTTTGA